Below is a genomic region from Pseudazoarcus pumilus.
GCCGTGCCGCGCCGCGCCAGATCCTGCACGCGCTCGAACTGGCGCTGCGCCTCGGCCACCGAGGCGCGCGCCTCGGCGCGCTCGGCGAGCTGTTCGCGGCTGTTCATGACCACCAGGACGTCGCCGGCCGCCACGCGCTGGCCGTCCTCGAAACGGATCTCGGCAATGGTGTCGGTGGTGGTCGCGGTCAGCGCAGCCGATTCGTTGGCGCGCAGCGTGCCCAGCGCCTCGATGCGGTCGGCCACGCGCATCTCGCGCACCGGCGAGACCACCACTTCCAGCCCCTGTGCGACCGCAAGCACCGGCAGGCACAGGACGAAGACGAGCAGACGGGCGGTCAGGGTCAGGCGTCGGGGCATCGGGCGTATTCCGTCGTGATCAGGGTGTCCCGCGACCGACCATCGAAGTGCGCGGGTCGAGACGTGCGGAACGCATTCAAGACCGGCGCGCGGCGCCGCGGTTCCACGCGGCTCACGATGCGGCCGCGGCGAGCACGTCGAGACGTGCCAGCCAGGGCGCGCGTTCGGCATCGGAGACGAAGCTCGCCTCGAGGCTGTTGCGCGCAATGCGCGCCAGTTCGGCGCGCGTGAGTTCGAGTGCGCGCGCGGTGTCGACGTAGTTCTTCGCGACATAGCCGCCGAAGTAGGCGGGATCGTCGGAATTGATGGTCAGCTTGAGGCCGGCCTCCATCAGGCGGCGGAAATTGTGCTGCTCCAGTCGCTCGAACACGCACAGCTTGACGTTGGACAGCGGACACACCGTCAGCGGCACCTGTTCGCGCGCCAGCCGCTCGACCAGCGCGGCATCCTCCTCGCAACGCACGCCGTGGTCGATGCGCTCCACTTGCAGCACATCGAGCGCCTCGACGATGTAGGCCGGCGGCCCTTCCTCGCCGGCATGGGCGACCGCATGCAGGCCCAGTTCGCGGCAGCGCGCGAACAGACGCTCGAATTTCGCCGGCGGGTGGCCGCGTTCGGAGGAATCCAGCCCCACGCCGTGAATGCGGGCCAGATGCGGCATGGCCTGCTCGAGCGTGGCGAAGCCCTCGGCCTCGCTCAGATGGCGCAGAAAGCACAGGATCAGGCGCGAACTGATGCCGAAGCGCGCCCGCGCATCGCGACAGGCGCGCTCCAGGCCGTCGAGCACGGTTTCGAAGGCCACGCCGCGTTCGGTATGGGTCTGCGGGTCGAAGAACAGTTCGGCATGCACCACGCCGTCGGCGTGCGCGCGCTCGAAATAGGCCGCGGCCAGGTCGAAGAAGTCCTGTTCGTCGACCAGCGCCGCGGCCCCCGCGTAGTACAGGTCGAGGAAGCTCTGCAGGTCCGAAAAGTCATAGGCCGCGCGCGTCTCCTCGACGCTGGCATAGGGCAGCGCGACGCCGTTGCGTCGTGCCAGCGCGAACATCAGTTCGGGCTCAAGCGTGCCTTCGATGTGAACATGCAGTTCGGCCTTGGGCAGTGCTCGCACATAGGCGTCGAGGTCCATGGTGACTCCCGTCGGTTACGGATGCGTCAGTCCTGCAAGGATAGAGCGTGGGAGCGCGTCCGTGAGCACGGTCGTCGAAAAAACAAAACCCAGCGGGTTGTCAGAAGCCCTGCAGCAACAGATCGATGGCCGCAACGACCTCGCTACGATGCTCGCCGAGGCTCTCTACCGGTTGACGCAGCAGTGCAACCGGAACGGCCGCCATGTATTGCGTCACCAGCGCATGTGCAAGACCTTCGATCTCGAACACCGGATTGAGCGTGCTCGCGGGCTTGGGTGCAAGGTCGAGCGGCAGCAACGGAATCACCACCCGCGTGTTGAAGTGGCTCATCAGGTCGGCCTGCACGTCGAGCAGATAACCTCGCCCTGACGGGTTTCGATAGACGCCGAAGCGTGCCATCAGAACATCGCGTGCCCCGCCAGCGGCAGGCCATGGGCGTCCACAAAGGCATTCGAGCTCTCGATCGCCTCCCGGTTCTGCTGCCGCCAGCGTTCGGCGCGTTGTTCGGCAACCGCCCGCACGAGCCCCGCCTCGGCGGCCTGCGAGACGTTGACGCGCAGTTGCCGCGCTTCACGCACGAGGTCTTCGGAAAGGGACACGTTGGTGGCTTTTTTCGGACCGGTCGCGTAGTTGCCTGTAACGGCCACGGTACCCTCCCAAGTGTTCTCACGCGCCAATGATGGCCGGAGTGCGCATGAATGGCAACACTCAAGATGCGCACCAAAAACGGCGGGCCGCAGCCCGCCGTTGTCGGCATGCAGCTACGTCACGGATTACTTCAGCGCGGCGAGCGCGGCGTCGTAGTTCGGCTCGTCCTTGATCTCGGGCACCAGCTCGGCATGCACGACCTTGTTGTCCTTGTCGAGCACGATCACCGCGCGCGCGGTCACGCCGGTCAGCGGGCCGGAGGTGATCTCGACGCCGTAGTTCTTCATGAACTCGCGCCCGCGCATCGTCGACAGCGGCACGACGTTGTCCAGGCCTTCGGTCGAGCAGAAACGCTTGGCGGCGAAAGGCAGGTCGGCCGAAATCACCAGCACGGCGGTGTCGGCGAGGCTGGCGGCCGACTCGTTGAACTTGCGCGTGGAGGTCGCGCAGGTCGGGGTGTCGAGGCTGGGGACGATGTTGAGCACCTTGCGCTTGCCGGCGAAGGTGTCCAGCGTCACGTCGCCGAGCTTGCCGTCGACGAGCGAGAAGGCGGGAGCGGTGTCACCGACCTTGGGGAAGGTACCGGCGACGTCGATGGGGTTGCCCGCGAGGGTCACTTGGCTCATGTTGATCTCTCCGTTGTCTTGGTTGGGGAAACGCGGCGTGAATTGTTTACGGCTTCGCCACGATAAACTCGGCGAAAGTGTAGCACTTCGGCGGCGAGCTCATGGGAGGCGGGAATGCAGGAGAGGGCAACGGCCTGGCTGCTCAACGTCGGTCACGCGATCGACCACATGTTTCTGCTCATCTTCGCCACCGCGGTCACGGCCATTGCCGCCGATTTCGGCTTGCCGCGCTGGGAGGCGCTGATGCCTTACGGCACGCTGGCCTTCTTTCTGTTCGGGTTGGGCGCATTGCCCGCCGGCCGGCTGGGCGACCTGTGGGGCCGGCGACCGATGATGCTGGTGTTCTTCTTCGGCATCGGCACGGCCGCGCTGCTCGTCGCATGCGCGCGCACGCCGCTGGAACTGGCCATCGCACTGGGACTGCTCGGCGCCTTCGCATCGATTTACCACCCGGTGGGCATCCCGATGCTGGTGCGCACCAGCCCGCATCCGGGCTGGACGCTGGGCATCAACGGCCTGGCGGGGAATCTGGGTGTGGCGCTGGCGGCGATCGTCACCGGCTTTCTCGTCAAGCATGTGGACTGGCGCGCGGCCTTCGCCGTGCCGGGCGCCGTCGCCATCGGCTGCGGCATCGCCTTCGCGCTGCTCGCGCGCGACGACGCACTGCCGCCGGCTCGTCGCGCGCGCAGCCGGCCGGACGTGCCGCGCGCGCTGTTCCTGCGCCTGTTCCTGGTGATGACGCTCGCCGCGACGACGGGCAGCCTGCTGTTCAACTTCTCGACCAACGCCAACTACGAACTGCTGCGCGAGCGCCTCGCGCCGATCACCGGCGACCCGGCGACGCTGGGCGCGCTGCTCGCCGGCGTGTATGCGCTCGCCTCGCTCGCGCAGCTGGCGGTGGGCCGACTCATCGACCGCTATACGCTCAAGCCGCTCTACATCGCCGTGATCGCGCTGCAGATTCCCTTGCTGGCGCTCGCGGCGCACGCCCAGGGATGGTGGCTGTATGTGCTGCAGGCCGGCTTCATGATCGCGATCTTCGGCGCGATTCCGTTTACCGAGGCGATGATCGTGCGTCATGTCGACGACCGCATGCGCTCGCGTGTGGCCGGCATGCGCCTGGCGGTGTCGTTTTCCGCTGGCGCAGTCGCGGTGTGGCTGCTCGGACCGGTCGTGCATCAGGCCGGCTTCGCCACGCTGCTGTGGATGATGGCTGCGCTCGCCTGCTGCACGCTGGGTGCGCTGTTCTGGCTGCCTCCGTCGCCGGAGGCACGAGACGATGCGCGCTAGAATGAGGAACAATGGCAAACCCAAGGCAGTACCGCAATGAATCACCCCGAACCGCAAGCACCGCGCCGCCCGCTGCTGAGCGAGGCGACCCGCCCGCTGACCGTCACCATCCCGGCCACCAACGAGCATGGCGAACAGGTGCCGACCTCGATCTCCTGCGAGAATCCGTTGACGATCTACGTCGACAAATGCGAGATGGTCACGCTGATGACGCTGGGCGCCGCACCCGAGGCGCTGACCATCGGCTGGCTGCGCAACCAGCGTCTGGTCGACAGTCTCGACGAGATCGCCTCGGTGCAGGTCGACTGGGAGGTCGAGGCAGTGTCGGTCACCACCCGCAACGGCCTGAAGAACGCCGAGGAGAAGATGGCCACGCGCACGGTGACCACCGGCTGCGGCCAGGGCACGATGTTCGGCGACCTGATGGACGAGATCGACACGCTGGAACTGCCCACCGACTGGACCTTTTCTGAAGCACAGCACTACGCGCTGATGGAGGCGGTGCGCAAGCACGACACGGTCTACAAGGCCGCCGGTGCCGTGCATGGCTGCGCGCTCGCGCAGCCCACCCCGGACGGTGGTTGCGACATCCTGATGTTCTTCGAGGACGTCGGCCGCCACAACGCCGTCGACGCGATTGCCGGGCAGATGTGGCTGGACGGCCTGGAAGGCGGCGACAAGGTGTTCTACACCACCGGCCGGCTGACCTCCGAGATGGTCATCAAGACCGCGCAGATGGGCATTCCGGTGCTGGTGTCCCGCTCGGGACTGACGCAGATGGGCTGGGAGATCGCGCGGAAGGTCGGCCTGACCATGCTCGGCCGCGCCAAGGGCAGACACTACCTACTGTTCACTGGCGAGGAGCGGTTCCAGCGATGAGCGACGCAAAGATCAGCGGCGTGCTGCTGGCCGGCGGCCAGGGACGACGCATGGGCGGTGTCGACAAGGGTCTGGTGGAACTGCACGGACGACCGATGGCCGCGCATGTGCTCGAACGACTCGCACCGCAGGTCGACGAGTTGCTGATCAACGCCAACCAGAACGCCGAACGCTATGCCGAATTCGGCCATCCGGTCTTTCCGGACGAGATCGGTGGTTTCGCCGGCCCGCTGGCCGGCCTGCATGCGGCGCTCACGCGCGCGCATCACCCGCTGGTCGTCACGGTACCGTGCGATTCGCCCTTTCTGCCCGAAGATCTGGTCGCGCGTCTGCACGACTCGCTGCAAGCAGCCGGCGCCGATCTGGCCGTGGCCAAGACCTTCGATCAGGCCCACCCGGTATTCTGCCTGTGCCGGCGCGAGGTGCTGTCGCACCTGACGGCCTTCCTGGAATCGGGCGGGCGCAAGATCGATGCCTGGTATTCGACGCTGAACATCGTCGAGGTGTGTTTCGACGATCAGGAAGCGGCCTTTCGCAACATCAATACGCGCGAGGACTTGAGCCGCGAGTCGTAGGTCGGAGTGAGCCCCAGGCGAAGTCCGACGCCGCCGTCGGAATGCGGGGATGTCGCACCTCGCTTCGCTCGCCACGACCTACAACCTGAGATTGCTTCGCGGCGCCCGCTGCGCTCAATGCTTGCTGTCGGCCTCCGGAAACATGTCCCAGATACGCACTTCACCGCTGTTGCCCTGCCAGTCGGCGACCTGATTCTGGCGCGGCTGCACGCGCTTGAAGGACTCGTGGATCTCGCCGTTCTCGGCCTGCCGTTCCACGGTCAGCAAGGTGCCCGCGGGGTGTTCGCACAGACCCGAGGCATATTCGACCTCCTGGCGCGCCACCGGCAAGGCGGCATCGATCGACGGCGCGCCGTACTGTTCGACGAAATGCCGCGCGAGGCGCTCGATCGCCTCGGCGTACTGCGCGTCGCTGATCTCGACCACGCGCACCACGGTGGCCCAGCCGAAGCTGTCCAGCCCGAGGAATCCGTTGCGGAACGCTTGCGCCCCCTTGCCGGTGAGCCCGGCCGGATCCTCTTCGGCGAACGAGAAGACGAAGGAACCGGTCACGGCCAACTCGTCGGTGCGCGCCGCGACACTGTAGACGTACTCGTCGCTGTCATCGAGACGCGCGACCTGCAGAAACTTCATATCCACTCCAGTAAAGACGGGCGGCCGGTTTCCCCGCCGCCCGTTCAGTCGTTGCCTCGAACGGTCCGTCAGTGGCTCGGCTGACCCACGCCGGCGCCTGCTCCACCCGAGGACGAAGACTGCTCGGCCTCGGGCTTGACGCCCCGGGCGATCTCGTCCTCGTACCACAGGTCGTGGTGCTGCTTGGCCCAGTTGACGTCGACCCGACCGCGCGTCATGCCCTCTAGCGCGCCTTCCGTGCCCAGCGTGCCGATGTAGGCGTGACCGAGGAAGAAGCCGATCCACAGGATCGCGGCGATGGCATGCACGCCTTGTGCCAGCGCCATGTCTTCGCGCGTCTGCCCCCAGATCGGGAAATCCAGGATCACGCCGCTGGCGCTCACCAGAATGCCCAGCAGGAACACCCCGCCCCAGAACCACACTTTCTCGCCACCGTTGAGCTTGCCGGCCGACGGGTGCTTCTTGCCGACCATGCCGCCACCGGCCTTGAACCACTCGATGTCGGTGCGGTTGGGGATGTTGTGACGCGCCCACAGCAAGATCATCAGCAACACGCCGACCGAGAACGCCGGGCCGAGATAGTTGTGCACCGTCATCGACAGTTGCGCGAACCCGGCGAAACCTGCGGCGCCGAACAGCGGGATCAGCACCTCGCGGCCGAAGAGCAGGCTCAGACCGGTAATCGCGAGGACGATGAAGGAGATCGCGACGAACCAGTGCAGCACCCGCTCGTAGCCCTTCCATCGGGGAATGGTCATGCCGGATCGGCCATGCTCGAGCTTGGATCGACCGAAGATCAGGAAGAACAGCGCGATCAGGATCACGACGGCGGCGAGAAAGTAGCCGCCGTACTCCATCAGCGGACCGGTGCGGAACTGTCGCCAGTTCTCGCCGACGTTGGAGATCATGGTGTTGGTGACATACGGCCCGGTCTGGGTCGTAAAGCCACCCTCACCCTCGCGCGCGTCGCGCCACATCTCGGCACGCGGGTTGGCGTCGCGATCGCCGAAGGCGGTGCCACCACCCGACTGCGCCATGACGTAGCCGATGGACGGCAGCACCACGGACAGCGCCAGGATCGCCAGTATGCTCCACAGCGTCGCGCGCCAGCGCCGCTGCGGGTTTGCGGATTTTGCTTCGCTCATGACGTGTACTCCTAACGGTCGGTCATGCCGGACAGGGCACGTTCGCGCAGCGGTTCAGCCCGTTGCTGCGCGGCTTCCCGGGTGGCCGTTTCGTCGTGCTTGCCCTTGTAGACACCCGGTTCATACACGGTCATTTCGGAATCACAGGCACTCAGCAGGGACACGCTGGCAAACGCCAGCGCGACAAGCATCGCTTTGTACGGCATCGTCTCACTCCTGTTCTTGTTCGCATCGATGCCTGCGGGGCCGCCAGGCCCCGCAGGCTGTCGGCTTCAGGCGCCCGCACCATAGGCCGCCTGCCAGCCCCAGGTCTGGGGCCGACCGCCACGACGCATGACGCGCTGCCGATAGATGTCGGCGACGACGTCGCCGTCACCGGCGAGCAGCGCCTTGGTCGAGCACATCTCGGCACACAGCGGCAGCTTGCCTTCGGCGATGCGGTTGGTGCCGTACTTCGTGAGCTCGGCATCGGAGTTCGTGTCTTCCGGGCCGCCGGCACAGAAGGTGCACTTGTCCATCTTGCCGCGCACGCCGAAGGCGGTCTGCTTGGGATACTGCGGCGCGCCGAACGGACACGCGTAGAAGCAATAGCCGCAACCGATACACAGATCCTTGTCGTGCAGCACGATGCCGTCGTCGGTGGTGTAGAAGCAATCCACCGGGCAGACCGCCGCACAGGGCGCGTCGGTGCAGTGCATGCACGCCACCGACACCGACTTCTCGCCGGGCTTGCCGTCGTCCATGACGATGACGCGGCGGCGGTTCACCCCCCAGGGCACTTCGTGCTCGTTCTTGCATGCGGTGACACAGGCCTGGCATTCGATGCAGCGCTCCGCGTCACAGAGAAATTTCATTCTCGCCATCTTGGCTCTCCTCTCTATCCAGCTTTATGCGGGCACCACACGGCAAAGCGTGGTCTTGGTTTCCTGCATCATCGTGACCGCGTCGTAACCGTAGGTCGTCGCCGTATTGGTCGATTCGCCACGGGTATAGGGCGCGGAACCCTCGGGGTACTTGTCGAGCAGATCCTGCCCCTGGAAGTGACCGCCGAAGTGGAACGGCGTGAACACCGTGCCACGACCCACACGGGTGGTGACCAGGGCCTTGATCTTGATGCGACCGCCTTCCGGACCTTCCAGCCACACCGTCTGCCCATCCTTGATGTTGACGTCGTTGGCATCGGCCGGATTGATCTCGACGAACATGTCCTGCTTGAGTTCGGCCAGCCACGGGTTGGAACGCGTCTCCTCGCCGCCGCCTTCGTACTCGACCAGACGCCCGGAGGTGTGGACGAGCGGAAACTCCTTGGAGTAGTCCTTGGCCTGTACCGACTTCCAGCGCGTGGGCAGGCGGTAGAACACCTTGCGGTCATCGTAGGTCGGATAGTCGGCCACGAGGTCGTAGCGCGGCGTATACAGCGGCTCGCGGTGCACCGGGATGGGATCCGGGAAGTTCCACACGTGGGCGCGCGCCTTGGCGTTGCCGAACGGGTGGCAGCCGTGCTTCATCGCCACGCGCTGGATGCCGCCGGAAAGGTCGGTGGTCCAGCTCCTGCCATCGGCCTCGGCCTTCTCCTCGGGGGTCAGTTCATCCCACCAGCCAAGCTGCTTGAGGATGTCCGCGGTGAATTGCGGGTAGCCGCCCTGGATTTCCGCCCCCTTGGACCAGGAGCCCTCGGCGAGCAGGTTCTCGCCCTGGTACTCGGTGCCGAAGGCGTTACGGAAGTTGCCGCCGCCCTCCATGATGTGCTTGCTCGGGTCGTACAGCACGTGGGTACCCGGGTGCTTGAGCTCGGCCGTTCCGTAGCACGGCCATGGCAGGCCGTAGGTCTCGTTGTCGAGCGGTCCGCCCTGCGCCTTGAGCGTCGCCACGTCGAAGTGACGCTGGTTCTTCATGTGCTCCTTGAGGCGCTCCGGGCTCTGGCCGGTGTAGCCGATGGTCCAGGTACCACGGTTGATCTCGCGCAACACCGACTCGGCGGTCGGCATGTTGTTCTGGATGTCGTAGTTCTTGAACATCTCGTCGGCGAAACCGAGCTTCTTGGCGAGCAGGTAGGCGATCTCGGAATCGGGCTTGTGCTCGTACAGCGGCTCGATGACCTTGTCACGCCATTGCAGCGAGCGGTTCGACGCGGTGACCGAACCGGCCTGCTCGAACTGCGTGGCCGCCGGCAACAGGTAGGTGTTCTCCTTGCGGTCGTGCAGCACGGCAGAGACGGTCGGGTAGGGGTCGATGACGACCAGCAGGTCGAGCTTCTCGAAGGCGCGCTTCATCTCGGGACCACGCGTCTGCGAGTTCGGCGCATGACCCCAGAACATCGCCGCGCGGATGTTGTCGCGCTGCGAGATGTTGGCCTTGTCCTCGAGCACGCCGTCGATCCAGCGCGACACCGTGATGCCGCCGGTGTTCATCGGCTTCATCGTGCCGCCCTTGCCGTCGTCGTACTCCGTCTGGTCGAAGCGGTTCTGCAACCAGTCCAGATCGACGCCCCACACGCGTGACCAGTGCGTCCAGCCGACGTTGTTGATGGGGTAGTAGCCAGGCAGGTTGTCCGGGTTGGGCCCTACGTCGGTCGCCCCCTGGACGTTGTCGTGGCCGCGGAAGATGTTGGCACCGCCGCCTTCCTTGCCGATGTTGCCCAGCGCGAGCTGCAGGCAGTTGTAGGCACGCACGTAGTTGGAACCGATGGTGTGCTGCGTGCCGCCCATGCACCACACGAAGGTGCCCGGCCGATTCTCGGCCAGCGTCCTGGCGACCTCGAGCAGCGCATCGCCGCTCACGCCGGTCACGCGCTCGACCTCCTGCGGCGTCCATTTGGCGACTTCAGCACGCACCTTGTCCATGCCGTAGACGCGCTGGCGGATGTACTCCGTGTCTTCCCACCGGTTCTCGAAGACATGCCACAGGATGCCCCAGATCAGCGGAACGTCGGTGCCGGAACGGAAGCGCACATAGATGTCGGAGTGGGCCGCAGTACGCGTGAAGCGCGGGTCCATGACGATCAGCTTGGTGCCCTGTTCCTTGGCACGCAGGATCAACTGCATCGCCACCGGGTGGGCTTCGGCCGCGTTGGAACCGCACATGATGATGCTCTTGGCGTTGAGCATGTCGTTGTACGAGTTCGTCATCGCACCGTAGCCCCAGGTGTTGGCGACACCCGCGACCGTGGTCGAGTGGCAGATACGCGCCTGGTGGTCACAGTTGTTCGAGCCCCAGAAGGCGGCGAACTTGCGCTGCAGGTAGGAACCCTCGTTGCTGGCCTTGGACGAACCGGCGAACCACAGCGCGTCCGGCCCGGATTCCTCGCGGATGGACAACAGCTTGTCGCCGATCTCGTTGATCGCCTGATCCCAGCTGATGCGCTCCCATTTACCGCCCACCATCTTCATCGGGTACTTGACCCGACGCTTGCTGTGGCCGTGGTTGCGCAAGGCCGCGCCCTTGGCACAGTGCGCACCGAGGTTGAGCGGGCTGTCGAAGGCCGGCTCCTGGCCGATCCACACCCCGTTCTGCACCTCGGCGATGGTCGAACAGCCCACCGAACAGTGGCCGCAGACCGTCTTGATCTGCTTGATCTCGGCCTTGGGATCGATGGAGCGCGCGGCGCGCGCCTTCTTGACCATCGTGCCGGGCATCATGCCCGCGACGGCAGCACCCCCGACGGCCAGGCCCGAGCCGCGCAGGAAGGCGCGACGGCTGACCGTCTTGCCCAGCAGGCCCGCCATGATCGGCTTGGGTGCCGCAGCATTTTTCTTGACCAATTTCATGACTCGTCTCCTCACTGATGACCGCGCTCAGGGGCGGTCGCGGTCACGCTAGAACTGCGCCTTGGCGTAGTAATCCCGGATGTGCTGGGTCTCGTGATAGCCGGTCGGGCGATCGGCCGTCGCGCCGTCGTCGATCTGCGGCTCGTCGGCCGATGCCTGGCCGATGGTCGCGGCCACGGCCACGCCTCCCCCGGTCAAGGCCATCGATTTCATGAACTTGCGCCGGGACTCCAGCCCTGCATCGTCTCTCTTCTTCATCTCCGACTCCTTCTCGTCGTCATTGACCCAGTAGCGAATCAGTTCGCCGCTGTCAGTTTTGTCGGCTCACGCCGACATTGCATAAACCCTGCGCTCGAGCGCCACGAAGGCCTCGCCGAGCGCTGCCACGGCGCGGTAGAAATCCGCGCTGGGGGCCTTCCCGATGTCCTCGAAAAGGCGTCCCATCCAGCTGTCGACATGGCGGCGGAACAGGTCGCGCTGCCAGTCGAGATCCACGTCCTCGTCGACGATGACGAAGGCCATGGTTTCGCAGATCGCGCCCGCGTGATCCTCGGTCTCGCTGCAGCCCTCACCCATCTCGATGCCGAGTTCGGCCAGATCGTCACGCAGTTCGATCAGCGGACGGTCGGCGAGCATGCCGCGCAGATACCAGGACGCGTAGGGCGTGACCTCGCCGCCGCCGACGCCGATGAAGACGTCCTGGTACTCGCGTCGCAACGCGTCGTCGCGTGCAGTGCGCGCGGCCTCGCCGAGGCGCTGCCATGCCTCGCCTATCGTGTCGCCCGCCGGGCCGGCCGAGCCGACCTCGACCAGACGGCCCAGCGTCCCGGCGTCCGGCGGCGCCATCAGCAGGCGGCCGAGCAATGACCAGGTTCCGGCGCGCAGCGCGTCGACCGGATCGGTTTCGGTAGCGGTGTCGAATGCCTGTTCGCTCATCGTCTCAATCCCTCGGTCCCAGCCAGCGCGGCTTGGAGCCGCCTTCCAGATCCTTCGCGAACATGTCCGTGACGCGACAGTCGCCGCACATCTGCAGGCGGCGGATGGCCTCGTCGGACTGGAACATGTGGTGGCCGGAGAGCTTCTCGGTCATGCGACCAATGACGCTCTGCGTGGCGAAGGGCGTGCCGCAGCGGATGCAGCAGAAGGGTTCTTCCTCGTTGAGCACGCGCGGCTTGCGGCGCTCGTCCCAGTCGAACAGGAAACGCGCCTCGAGCGTGATCGCGTCCTCGGGACAAGCCTGGGCGCACAGGCCGCACTGCACGCACAAGTCCTCGGTGAAGGACAGGCGCGGCGTGTCGCCAGCATCGGTGAGCGCGCGCGTCGGGCACACCTGGGAACAGGACATGCACAAGGTACAGGCGTCGCGGTCGACGATGATCTCGCCGAACGGCGCGCCCTTGGCCAGTCGGGTAACCGGCGGACGCTGCGGCGCATGCTCATACAGGTGATCGAGCGCCAGGCGCAGCGTGCCGCGTTTCTCGTTGAAGGTATCGAAGCTCGCCG
It encodes:
- a CDS encoding TorD/DmsD family molecular chaperone, giving the protein MSEQAFDTATETDPVDALRAGTWSLLGRLLMAPPDAGTLGRLVEVGSAGPAGDTIGEAWQRLGEAARTARDDALRREYQDVFIGVGGGEVTPYASWYLRGMLADRPLIELRDDLAELGIEMGEGCSETEDHAGAICETMAFVIVDEDVDLDWQRDLFRRHVDSWMGRLFEDIGKAPSADFYRAVAALGEAFVALERRVYAMSA
- a CDS encoding twin-arginine translocation signal domain-containing protein; translation: MKKRDDAGLESRRKFMKSMALTGGGVAVAATIGQASADEPQIDDGATADRPTGYHETQHIRDYYAKAQF
- a CDS encoding formate dehydrogenase subunit alpha gives rise to the protein MKLVKKNAAAPKPIMAGLLGKTVSRRAFLRGSGLAVGGAAVAGMMPGTMVKKARAARSIDPKAEIKQIKTVCGHCSVGCSTIAEVQNGVWIGQEPAFDSPLNLGAHCAKGAALRNHGHSKRRVKYPMKMVGGKWERISWDQAINEIGDKLLSIREESGPDALWFAGSSKASNEGSYLQRKFAAFWGSNNCDHQARICHSTTVAGVANTWGYGAMTNSYNDMLNAKSIIMCGSNAAEAHPVAMQLILRAKEQGTKLIVMDPRFTRTAAHSDIYVRFRSGTDVPLIWGILWHVFENRWEDTEYIRQRVYGMDKVRAEVAKWTPQEVERVTGVSGDALLEVARTLAENRPGTFVWCMGGTQHTIGSNYVRAYNCLQLALGNIGKEGGGANIFRGHDNVQGATDVGPNPDNLPGYYPINNVGWTHWSRVWGVDLDWLQNRFDQTEYDDGKGGTMKPMNTGGITVSRWIDGVLEDKANISQRDNIRAAMFWGHAPNSQTRGPEMKRAFEKLDLLVVIDPYPTVSAVLHDRKENTYLLPAATQFEQAGSVTASNRSLQWRDKVIEPLYEHKPDSEIAYLLAKKLGFADEMFKNYDIQNNMPTAESVLREINRGTWTIGYTGQSPERLKEHMKNQRHFDVATLKAQGGPLDNETYGLPWPCYGTAELKHPGTHVLYDPSKHIMEGGGNFRNAFGTEYQGENLLAEGSWSKGAEIQGGYPQFTADILKQLGWWDELTPEEKAEADGRSWTTDLSGGIQRVAMKHGCHPFGNAKARAHVWNFPDPIPVHREPLYTPRYDLVADYPTYDDRKVFYRLPTRWKSVQAKDYSKEFPLVHTSGRLVEYEGGGEETRSNPWLAELKQDMFVEINPADANDVNIKDGQTVWLEGPEGGRIKIKALVTTRVGRGTVFTPFHFGGHFQGQDLLDKYPEGSAPYTRGESTNTATTYGYDAVTMMQETKTTLCRVVPA